A stretch of Bradyrhizobium sp. AZCC 2262 DNA encodes these proteins:
- a CDS encoding molecular chaperone TorD family protein, with product MRDAGLELAIRAAGGVGSLARALGIAQPSVSAWSRIPAERVVAVEALTQVNRFVLRPDLYGSSEDQVTSKPEVDEIDQLRAAEYGLLSLLLGKAPDAETLKRVATLKGDGSELGMAHVELAAAAAATDDRAASKEFFDLFIGLGRGELLPYASYYLTGFLHERPLARVREDLRALGIERAGTSREPEDHIAILLEVMAGLARDDFEAEFAEQARFFERHLKPWAARMFADLEMSQSARFYRAVGRTGRVFMELESEAFTLSE from the coding sequence ATGCGTGATGCCGGACTGGAACTAGCAATCAGGGCAGCAGGTGGCGTTGGGTCGCTCGCGCGGGCGCTCGGTATTGCGCAGCCGTCGGTTTCGGCGTGGTCGCGCATTCCCGCCGAGCGGGTTGTTGCCGTCGAGGCGCTGACGCAGGTCAATCGTTTTGTCCTGCGCCCCGATCTCTACGGATCATCCGAGGATCAGGTGACATCGAAGCCCGAAGTCGACGAGATCGATCAACTGCGCGCCGCGGAATACGGCCTGCTGTCGCTGCTGCTCGGCAAGGCGCCCGATGCCGAGACGCTCAAGCGGGTTGCAACGCTGAAGGGCGACGGTTCCGAACTCGGCATGGCGCATGTCGAACTCGCTGCCGCGGCTGCGGCGACCGACGACCGTGCCGCGAGCAAGGAGTTCTTCGATCTCTTCATCGGGCTCGGCCGCGGCGAATTGCTGCCCTATGCCTCCTACTATCTGACCGGCTTTCTTCACGAGCGTCCGCTGGCGCGGGTGCGCGAGGACCTGCGTGCGCTCGGGATCGAGCGCGCCGGCACCTCGCGGGAACCGGAAGATCACATCGCTATCCTGCTCGAGGTCATGGCCGGCCTCGCGCGCGACGACTTCGAGGCCGAGTTCGCCGAACAGGCGCGCTTTTTCGAACGGCATCTCAAGCCTTGGGCGGCGCGGATGTTCGCCGATCTGGAAATGTCGCAATCGGCGCGCTTCTACCGCGC
- a CDS encoding DUF3306 domain-containing protein, giving the protein MSGPDEADRDRGFLARWSQRKQEAKQPEPQPDAPAAESVESSGSPAPSEDAASEFDLSTLPTLEELTASTDMSAFLRKGVPEHLRNAALQKSWALDPAIRNYVNPALEYAYDWNTPGGVPGGGELGASVDVARLVSQIMGEPAAEPINFDANSGDEAARSSVEPPEHDLPAKPQENLPAQSLRRSGGPAAETEAVSKAEGDTGEPAQADESRPAKPAAPQQPVRRHGTAKPIV; this is encoded by the coding sequence ATGAGTGGTCCGGACGAAGCCGATCGAGACAGGGGCTTTCTGGCGCGATGGTCACAGCGCAAGCAGGAGGCAAAACAGCCGGAGCCGCAGCCGGACGCGCCGGCCGCCGAAAGCGTCGAATCGTCGGGCTCGCCCGCACCGAGCGAAGACGCCGCGTCGGAATTCGATCTCTCAACCTTGCCAACGCTCGAGGAACTGACGGCTAGCACCGACATGTCAGCATTTCTGCGCAAAGGCGTTCCCGAACATTTGCGGAATGCAGCTTTGCAAAAATCCTGGGCGCTGGACCCCGCGATTCGCAATTACGTCAATCCCGCGCTCGAATACGCCTATGACTGGAATACGCCGGGCGGGGTCCCGGGCGGCGGCGAACTCGGCGCAAGTGTCGATGTGGCGCGGCTGGTGTCGCAGATCATGGGTGAACCCGCAGCCGAACCGATAAATTTTGACGCAAATTCCGGTGATGAGGCGGCACGCTCTTCAGTTGAGCCGCCCGAACACGATCTGCCGGCAAAACCGCAGGAAAATCTGCCGGCGCAGTCTCTCAGACGATCCGGTGGGCCGGCGGCGGAAACGGAAGCCGTTTCAAAGGCCGAAGGCGATACCGGGGAACCCGCGCAGGCCGATGAATCGCGGCCGGCGAAACCTGCTGCACCGCAGCAGCCAGTGCGACGTCATGGCACCGCAAAACCGATTGTTTAG
- a CDS encoding DUF3305 domain-containing protein: MAMIEASREVGVVVRRRSIDNPWIDQLWSPAMILDEVPSTAPWTALSTEADATTYYAGSASIELFSAETANYRDNLADGEPRIWVALRRQDGGAELELTKVTADPTEGEAMFESGCDVIGTVPMPPEIASWIAAFVDRFHVERVFHKRKRDRASGDRPRVPGGRPDEGTERT, translated from the coding sequence ATGGCAATGATTGAAGCATCCCGCGAGGTTGGCGTGGTGGTGCGACGCCGTTCGATCGACAATCCCTGGATCGACCAGTTGTGGTCGCCGGCGATGATTTTGGACGAGGTGCCGTCGACGGCGCCGTGGACCGCGCTGTCCACCGAGGCCGATGCGACGACCTATTACGCGGGCTCGGCCAGCATTGAACTCTTCAGTGCGGAAACGGCGAATTATCGCGATAACCTCGCCGACGGCGAGCCGCGGATCTGGGTCGCGTTGCGGCGCCAGGACGGCGGCGCCGAACTCGAACTGACGAAGGTAACCGCCGACCCGACCGAAGGGGAGGCGATGTTCGAAAGCGGCTGCGACGTGATCGGTACCGTGCCGATGCCGCCCGAGATCGCGTCATGGATTGCGGCCTTTGTCGATCGATTCCATGTCGAGCGCGTGTTCCACAAGCGCAAGCGGGATCGTGCGAGCGGCGATCGGCCGCGCGTGCCGGGCGGCCGGCCGGATGAGGGAACGGAGCGCACATGA
- a CDS encoding DUF6352 family protein encodes MREFWVASGHHLTRRTDHGGLVATPELIMAYLARPELLPPADACEAERNLHASLMADPLRAVSARDIARLADADARENWSFMMNFRDRLMAAPSLEAVYVALARKGAGDLPPIFLSQLCHLILRNALEGCDDPYVLRAAELFYRSQLAAVHDGTLLLADAEVIEAEQHAQHDLHSSPLAAMLQQPKAFGEMDVMDDDNAWTYWSRSDAHAMVMNLGGNAKARAGLCRVIERWIGHLLGVTVSVETIASIEDRDWRWFVGLDSDATRIGNALWRGERPEGGVAERIVALMRLSFEDTRLVDERVGDKPVYLILAVGADKVVRLKPQNLIAGLPLAATANVT; translated from the coding sequence ATGAGAGAATTCTGGGTCGCCTCGGGCCATCACCTCACGCGCCGCACCGATCACGGCGGGCTGGTCGCGACGCCCGAACTCATCATGGCCTATCTGGCGCGGCCTGAATTGTTGCCGCCGGCGGATGCCTGCGAGGCCGAGCGCAATCTGCATGCGAGCCTGATGGCCGATCCGCTGCGCGCTGTGTCGGCCAGGGACATCGCTCGGCTTGCCGATGCCGACGCGCGCGAAAACTGGTCTTTCATGATGAATTTCCGCGACCGGCTGATGGCGGCGCCGTCGCTGGAGGCGGTTTATGTCGCGCTGGCCCGCAAAGGGGCTGGCGACCTGCCGCCGATCTTTCTGTCGCAGCTGTGCCACCTGATCCTGCGCAACGCGCTCGAAGGCTGCGATGACCCTTATGTCTTGCGTGCGGCAGAGCTGTTCTATCGCAGCCAATTGGCGGCCGTTCACGACGGCACGCTGCTGCTGGCCGATGCGGAGGTGATCGAGGCAGAGCAGCATGCCCAGCACGACCTGCATTCGTCGCCGCTTGCGGCCATGCTGCAACAGCCGAAGGCGTTCGGCGAGATGGACGTCATGGACGACGACAACGCCTGGACCTACTGGTCGCGATCGGACGCGCACGCAATGGTCATGAATCTCGGCGGCAATGCCAAGGCGCGCGCCGGCCTGTGCCGGGTCATCGAACGCTGGATTGGCCACTTGCTCGGCGTTACCGTCAGCGTCGAAACCATCGCCTCGATCGAGGATCGCGACTGGCGCTGGTTCGTCGGCCTCGACAGCGACGCGACGCGGATCGGCAATGCGCTGTGGCGCGGCGAGCGGCCGGAGGGCGGCGTTGCGGAGCGCATCGTGGCCCTCATGCGCCTGAGCTTCGAAGACACGCGGCTGGTGGATGAGCGGGTCGGCGACAAGCCGGTCTACCTCATCCTCGCGGTGGGCGCGGACAAGGTGGTGAGACTAAAGCCGCAAAATCTGATCGCGGGGTTGCCGCTTGCGGCGACCGCGAATGTCACATGA
- a CDS encoding DUF6505 family protein, translating to MLKFPRTIRLDPSDTFVFERAAEPGEWAVSGAFVFWNRDPATLGQKQRVALRSGFLGIDSLGWSTLAIVTEATEAERLAMTEQLAAQLIEKFGAPDIEAARLAAEEEIAFAASLCEHPPQTLLAVQRSVENGEIRERFRTLKPRPVTADADRLHAHASAFTFHEVEGDVEPKEEVDLLGLIRTDRKTTDRT from the coding sequence ATGTTGAAATTTCCGCGAACCATCAGGCTGGACCCGTCGGATACGTTCGTCTTCGAGCGGGCAGCCGAACCCGGGGAATGGGCGGTTTCCGGCGCGTTCGTGTTCTGGAACCGCGATCCGGCCACGCTCGGCCAGAAGCAGCGCGTGGCGTTGCGCTCGGGCTTTCTTGGGATCGACAGCCTCGGATGGTCGACGCTTGCCATTGTCACCGAAGCCACCGAAGCGGAGCGGCTGGCGATGACCGAGCAACTCGCAGCGCAGTTGATAGAGAAATTCGGGGCGCCCGACATCGAGGCCGCGCGCCTTGCCGCCGAGGAGGAGATCGCGTTCGCAGCTTCGCTGTGCGAGCATCCGCCGCAGACGCTGCTCGCAGTGCAGCGCAGCGTCGAAAACGGCGAAATCCGCGAGCGCTTTCGCACCCTCAAGCCGCGCCCGGTTACCGCAGATGCCGACCGGTTGCATGCGCATGCCAGCGCCTTTACCTTCCATGAAGTCGAAGGCGATGTTGAACCCAAGGAAGAGGTCGATCTTCTCGGGCTGATCAGGACCGATCGCAAGACGACGGATCGTACATGA
- a CDS encoding biotin/lipoate--protein ligase family protein: protein MITRLGDTEQTLDLPPGYTLVALRELGDAFARACEIAPEAGAGTLVWVRRYDLVEFAVVLEPDEPLRSARRALFAGMNALADAIAAHCPPEREVSFDWPDAIRFDAGLLGGGRLGWPAECIEDDIPEWLVFGVILRAAAMAHVPEVQAASGVSLLSEGFEMVDTDAIIESFTRHLMTAFDRWKERGFEAIARDYLERLPKRKAGERRGIDVNGDLLVSVPAGRGQPARSSLVDALGRAAWYDPQARGPKFG from the coding sequence GTGATCACTCGTCTCGGGGATACGGAACAGACACTTGATCTGCCCCCCGGTTATACTTTGGTCGCGTTGCGCGAGCTCGGCGACGCCTTTGCCCGGGCTTGCGAGATCGCACCGGAGGCCGGCGCCGGGACACTGGTGTGGGTGCGCCGCTACGACCTGGTCGAGTTCGCGGTGGTACTTGAACCCGACGAACCGCTGAGATCGGCGCGCCGGGCACTCTTTGCCGGCATGAATGCACTGGCCGATGCGATTGCCGCCCATTGTCCGCCGGAGCGGGAGGTCAGTTTCGACTGGCCTGATGCGATCCGTTTCGATGCGGGATTGCTCGGCGGCGGGCGGCTGGGATGGCCGGCCGAATGCATCGAAGACGACATACCTGAATGGCTCGTTTTCGGCGTGATTCTGCGCGCGGCCGCGATGGCGCATGTCCCGGAGGTTCAGGCCGCCTCGGGCGTGTCCTTGCTGAGCGAAGGTTTCGAGATGGTCGATACCGATGCCATCATCGAAAGCTTCACCCGCCACCTCATGACCGCGTTCGACCGCTGGAAAGAGCGCGGCTTCGAGGCGATCGCGCGGGACTATCTGGAGCGGCTTCCCAAGCGCAAGGCCGGCGAGCGCCGGGGGATCGACGTCAACGGCGATCTTCTGGTCAGCGTACCGGCCGGCCGCGGACAGCCGGCGCGGAGCAGTCTTGTGGATGCGCTTGGGCGCGCGGCTTGGTATGATCCGCAGGCGCGCGGTCCGAAATTCGGATGA
- a CDS encoding 4Fe-4S binding protein, producing MPLDAEAIGRGCTARITQANQLCGLDLDRFKEALADGAPITIACTQEAPLFREVAENSPEAQLTFVNIRETGGWSKDAAAAGPKAAALIAAAGEDMPPITLVTLESSGVALIYGRDEIAIEAAQRLADRLDITVLLTNPGDVIPRRTNEFPVLKGTIRNARGHLGQFELAIDDYALPSPSSRAKLVFGPSRNGATSTCDLILDLSGGTPLFPAHELRPGYLRADPRDKAAVERAIADAGGLIGTFDKPRFVNFEPSLCAHSRSSITGCTRCLDLCPTGAITPNGNAVAIDANVCAGCGSCASGCPTGAASYALPSADALMRRLRTLLQTYRKAGGSDAVVLFHDGEHGEEIIDALARFGEGLPANVLPLRVNEVTQLGPELLASVFAYGGSGVALLTRAKPRHDITALRRAVETSDRIVTALGFGTGIIRIIETDDPDQLRAALDAAPRGIATQKPAGFVPRGAKRGVLETTFRELHLAAPAPVDVIPLAPGAPFGTVNLDVDGCTLCHACVTACPTGALSDNPDRAMLRFTESLCVQCGLCESTCPEKVITIEPRLDFQAWNTPRVLKEEEPFNCIACGKPFGTKSSIDRVLAKLGEKHWMFQGANARRLDVIKMCADCRVEAVVNESFDPHAAPQRPPVMSTEDYLRARNVKKDDPLGS from the coding sequence ATGCCGCTCGACGCGGAAGCGATCGGGCGTGGCTGCACGGCCAGGATCACGCAAGCCAACCAGCTTTGCGGCCTCGATCTCGACCGCTTCAAGGAGGCGCTCGCTGACGGCGCACCGATCACGATTGCCTGCACCCAGGAAGCGCCGCTGTTTCGGGAAGTCGCGGAGAATTCGCCGGAAGCCCAGCTCACCTTCGTCAACATCCGCGAGACCGGCGGCTGGTCGAAGGACGCCGCGGCAGCCGGTCCAAAAGCAGCCGCGTTGATTGCCGCGGCGGGCGAAGACATGCCGCCGATCACGCTGGTGACGCTCGAGAGCAGCGGCGTCGCACTGATCTATGGCCGTGACGAAATTGCCATCGAGGCGGCGCAGCGTCTCGCCGATCGTCTCGACATTACCGTGCTTCTGACCAACCCTGGCGATGTGATCCCGCGCCGGACGAACGAGTTTCCCGTGCTCAAGGGCACAATCCGAAACGCCCGCGGACATCTCGGGCAATTCGAGCTTGCGATCGATGATTACGCGCTGCCCTCCCCCTCCTCGCGCGCAAAACTCGTGTTCGGGCCTTCGCGTAACGGCGCCACTTCCACCTGCGATCTGATCCTCGATCTCTCGGGCGGAACACCGTTGTTTCCCGCGCATGAACTGCGCCCGGGTTATCTGCGCGCCGATCCGCGCGACAAAGCCGCCGTGGAGCGCGCGATTGCGGATGCCGGTGGGCTCATCGGCACCTTCGACAAGCCGCGCTTTGTCAATTTCGAGCCGTCACTGTGCGCGCATTCGCGCTCCTCCATTACCGGATGCACGCGCTGTCTCGATCTGTGTCCGACCGGCGCGATCACGCCGAACGGGAACGCAGTCGCGATCGATGCCAATGTGTGCGCCGGCTGCGGTTCCTGCGCTTCCGGTTGCCCCACCGGCGCGGCCTCCTATGCGCTACCGAGCGCGGACGCCCTGATGCGGCGGCTGCGGACGCTGCTGCAGACTTACCGCAAGGCAGGCGGAAGCGATGCCGTGGTCCTGTTTCACGACGGCGAGCACGGCGAGGAAATCATCGATGCGCTGGCGCGGTTCGGCGAGGGCTTGCCGGCCAACGTGCTGCCGCTGCGCGTCAACGAAGTGACGCAACTCGGTCCGGAACTCCTCGCCTCCGTGTTTGCCTATGGCGGCAGCGGCGTCGCGCTGCTCACGCGCGCCAAGCCGCGCCACGACATCACGGCGCTTCGCCGCGCGGTCGAGACGTCGGATCGGATCGTTACCGCACTGGGCTTCGGCACCGGCATCATTCGGATCATCGAGACCGACGATCCGGACCAGTTGCGCGCCGCGCTGGATGCTGCCCCTCGTGGCATCGCCACGCAAAAGCCCGCCGGCTTCGTGCCGCGGGGTGCGAAACGCGGCGTGCTGGAGACGACGTTTCGCGAGCTTCACCTCGCCGCCCCCGCACCGGTCGATGTCATACCGCTGGCGCCGGGCGCGCCCTTCGGCACCGTGAACCTTGACGTCGACGGCTGCACGCTGTGCCATGCCTGCGTCACCGCCTGCCCGACCGGCGCGCTGTCCGATAACCCCGATCGCGCGATGCTGCGTTTCACCGAAAGCCTCTGCGTGCAATGCGGGCTCTGCGAATCTACCTGCCCCGAGAAGGTCATCACCATCGAGCCGCGTCTTGACTTCCAGGCCTGGAACACGCCGCGTGTGCTGAAGGAAGAAGAGCCGTTCAACTGCATCGCCTGCGGCAAACCCTTCGGCACCAAGAGCTCGATCGATCGCGTGCTGGCGAAACTCGGCGAGAAGCACTGGATGTTCCAGGGCGCCAATGCCAGGCGGCTCGACGTCATCAAGATGTGCGCGGACTGCCGCGTCGAAGCCGTGGTGAACGAAAGTTTCGACCCGCATGCCGCGCCGCAGCGCCCCCCGGTCATGTCGACAGAAGATTATTTGCGCGCGCGCAATGTGAAGAAGGACGATCCCCTTGGATCGTGA
- a CDS encoding Mrp/NBP35 family ATP-binding protein — protein MSATSPDLKARATSKAAGIPGVKHIIAVASGKGGVGKSTTSCNLALGFAALGLKTGILDADIYGPSQQKLFGLRGKPRQLGPRMLEPMERFGVKVMSIGFLVEEDNAMIWRGPMVISAITQMLREVAWGDLDILVVDLPPGTGDAQLTMAQQAPLAGAIIVSTPQDIALIDARRGIAMFQKVSIPILGLIENMSSFCCPACNHVTPIFGHGGARTEAESRGIPYLGEIPLDIQIRQTSDDGRPIVAIEPDGVHARHYIDMAREIWTTIVTGAAHRPPPRIVIE, from the coding sequence GTGTCCGCCACTTCTCCAGATCTCAAGGCCCGCGCGACCTCAAAAGCCGCCGGCATTCCCGGCGTCAAGCACATCATCGCCGTTGCCTCCGGCAAGGGCGGCGTCGGCAAGTCCACCACCTCCTGCAACCTCGCGCTTGGCTTCGCCGCGCTCGGACTGAAGACCGGCATCCTCGATGCCGACATCTATGGTCCTTCGCAACAAAAACTGTTCGGGCTGCGTGGCAAGCCGCGGCAACTTGGGCCGCGCATGCTGGAGCCGATGGAGCGTTTTGGTGTCAAGGTGATGTCGATCGGCTTTCTGGTCGAGGAAGACAACGCCATGATCTGGCGCGGGCCGATGGTCATCTCCGCGATCACGCAGATGTTGCGCGAGGTGGCATGGGGCGATCTCGATATCCTCGTCGTCGACCTGCCGCCCGGCACCGGCGACGCCCAACTCACCATGGCGCAGCAGGCGCCGCTGGCCGGCGCGATCATCGTCTCGACGCCGCAGGATATCGCCCTGATCGACGCGCGGCGCGGCATCGCGATGTTTCAGAAGGTGAGCATTCCGATCCTGGGCCTGATCGAAAACATGTCGAGCTTCTGCTGCCCGGCCTGCAACCACGTCACGCCGATCTTCGGCCATGGCGGCGCGCGGACGGAAGCCGAAAGCCGCGGCATTCCCTATCTCGGCGAGATCCCGCTGGATATCCAGATCCGCCAGACCTCCGACGATGGCCGCCCGATCGTGGCGATCGAGCCCGACGGCGTCCATGCAAGGCATTATATCGACATGGCGCGCGAGATCTGGACCACGATCGTCACCGGTGCAGCGCACCGGCCGCCGCCGCGTATCGTCATCGAATAG
- a CDS encoding histone deacetylase family protein, with protein MKAVYTELHRSHDPQFFLVRGVVQRTTEQPERADRLLAGLKAGKHDLVAPTVFGQGPRARVHSPEYLRFLEEAWDAWSALGDAGPEMIANVHPVRNAATYPTHIVGRLGWHAADTACPIGPGTWAAACAATDVATTAAQLVMDGEDAAYALCRPPGHHAYRDLAGGFCFLNNSAVAAAQLKLKHERVAILDVDVHHGNGTQGIFYERPDVLTVSIHADPVFFYPYVWGYAHERGAGPGLGANLNIPLPKGTGDDDYIKAIGEAQKTIRAFAPGALVVALGLDASEHDPLAGLAVTTAGFRRIGAAIARLGLPTVFVQEGGYLSDILGANLTATLGGFEEAR; from the coding sequence GTGAAGGCCGTCTACACCGAACTGCATCGCAGCCACGATCCGCAATTCTTTCTGGTGCGCGGCGTCGTCCAGCGCACCACCGAGCAGCCGGAGCGCGCCGACCGCCTGCTGGCAGGGTTGAAGGCCGGCAAGCACGATCTGGTTGCACCGACTGTTTTCGGTCAGGGACCGCGCGCCCGCGTGCACAGCCCCGAATATCTTCGTTTCCTCGAGGAGGCGTGGGACGCCTGGAGTGCGCTTGGTGATGCAGGCCCCGAAATGATTGCCAATGTGCATCCGGTCCGCAACGCCGCCACTTACCCGACGCATATTGTCGGCCGTCTCGGCTGGCACGCGGCCGACACGGCGTGCCCGATTGGTCCAGGCACCTGGGCGGCGGCCTGTGCGGCGACCGATGTTGCCACCACGGCTGCCCAGCTCGTGATGGACGGAGAAGACGCGGCCTACGCGCTCTGCCGGCCGCCCGGTCATCATGCCTACCGCGATCTCGCCGGCGGATTCTGCTTTCTTAACAACAGCGCAGTCGCGGCGGCTCAACTTAAGCTGAAACACGAGCGGGTCGCGATTCTCGATGTCGACGTGCATCATGGCAACGGCACGCAGGGCATCTTCTACGAACGCCCCGACGTTCTCACGGTTTCGATCCATGCCGATCCCGTCTTCTTCTATCCCTATGTATGGGGATATGCGCATGAGCGCGGCGCTGGCCCCGGTCTCGGCGCCAATCTGAACATTCCGCTGCCGAAGGGCACCGGGGATGACGACTACATCAAGGCGATCGGTGAGGCCCAGAAAACCATCCGCGCATTTGCGCCCGGTGCACTCGTGGTGGCGCTCGGTCTCGATGCCTCGGAGCACGATCCGCTCGCCGGCCTCGCGGTGACGACCGCGGGATTCCGGCGCATCGGTGCTGCGATCGCGCGGTTGGGCCTTCCGACCGTTTTTGTCCAGGAGGGCGGTTATCTGTCCGATATCCTCGGCGCCAACCTCACGGCTACGCTCGGCGGTTTCGAAGAGGCGCGTTAA
- a CDS encoding GntR family transcriptional regulator: MSLPVGLPALADSDLVGQIARMLMQAIVQGRLPPGSKVVEAGIARELGVSRAPVREAARLLEKQGLLVASPRRGFFVRKLEIRNIDEIYDLRICIERHAGVLAARNLTPQSREVLRRQIDVLHKTADLDDPARQVEEDYRFHRLIFEIADNRRLLRLFDDLAAELRMVIGLIGRLYDDPHEIARTHEPLLAAIEAGHPERITAHVDYHIGHAWREVGKLVRELAPSAGNVVAPPGGILFPTNGVPA, translated from the coding sequence ATGTCGCTTCCTGTTGGATTACCGGCCCTTGCCGACAGCGATCTGGTCGGCCAGATCGCCCGCATGCTGATGCAGGCCATTGTTCAGGGCCGGCTGCCTCCCGGCTCCAAAGTGGTGGAGGCAGGCATTGCCCGCGAACTAGGCGTCAGCCGCGCCCCGGTACGGGAGGCGGCGCGGTTGCTGGAGAAGCAGGGGTTGCTGGTCGCGAGCCCGCGGCGAGGCTTCTTCGTGCGCAAGCTCGAAATCAGGAACATCGACGAGATCTACGATTTGCGCATTTGCATCGAGCGGCATGCCGGCGTGCTGGCGGCGCGGAATCTCACGCCCCAGTCGCGCGAGGTGCTGCGGCGCCAAATCGACGTTCTGCACAAGACCGCCGATCTCGACGATCCGGCGCGGCAGGTGGAGGAGGACTATCGCTTTCATCGGCTGATCTTTGAAATTGCCGACAACAGGCGCCTGCTGCGGCTGTTCGATGATCTCGCGGCGGAACTGCGCATGGTGATCGGACTGATCGGGCGCCTTTACGACGATCCGCATGAGATCGCGCGGACGCACGAGCCGCTGCTTGCTGCGATCGAGGCCGGTCATCCCGAACGCATCACCGCGCATGTCGATTATCATATCGGTCATGCCTGGCGCGAAGTCGGTAAACTGGTGCGGGAGCTCGCACCATCGGCCGGCAATGTCGTCGCACCCCCGGGCGGGATCTTGTTTCCAACCAACGGAGTACCCGCGTGA
- a CDS encoding class II aldolase/adducin family protein: MTSAAHNTAKAWPAAADQTLQIRIDLAAAYRLIHRLGLDDSIYTHISARLPGRQDRFLINPYGLRFEEVTASNLVTVDLDGNVIDDPMGLGINPAGFTIHSAIHAVRHDAICVLHTHTVAGIAVACQKRGLLPLNQWSLQFTDSLAYHDYEGIALDLDERSRLVADLGEKFVMVLRNHGMLTCGRSVAEAFKLMHNLERSCRAQLAVQSSGAEVIELSAGVARKTAGQYASFYDAIETNGVPDSEWAAFKRMLERTDPDFAN, translated from the coding sequence ATGACCAGCGCAGCCCACAACACCGCAAAGGCATGGCCGGCAGCGGCAGACCAGACTCTCCAAATCCGGATCGACCTCGCAGCTGCGTACCGGCTGATTCACCGGCTCGGTCTCGACGACAGCATCTACACCCACATTTCCGCCCGGCTTCCGGGCCGGCAAGACCGCTTCCTCATCAATCCCTATGGCCTGCGCTTCGAGGAAGTCACGGCATCCAACCTGGTGACGGTCGATCTGGACGGAAACGTCATCGACGACCCCATGGGTCTCGGCATCAACCCTGCCGGCTTCACGATTCACAGCGCGATCCATGCCGTACGACATGATGCGATCTGCGTCCTGCACACGCACACGGTGGCCGGCATCGCCGTTGCCTGCCAGAAGCGGGGCCTGTTGCCGCTCAATCAATGGTCGCTGCAGTTTACCGACAGCCTCGCCTATCACGACTACGAAGGCATCGCGCTCGATCTCGATGAACGTTCACGCCTCGTCGCCGACCTCGGCGAAAAGTTCGTGATGGTGCTGCGCAATCACGGCATGCTGACCTGTGGGCGTTCCGTCGCCGAGGCCTTCAAGCTGATGCACAATCTGGAACGCTCCTGCCGCGCGCAACTCGCCGTGCAGTCGTCCGGCGCCGAGGTCATCGAGCTGTCCGCGGGAGTCGCCCGCAAGACGGCCGGCCAATACGCCAGCTTCTACGACGCGATCGAAACCAATGGCGTGCCGGACAGCGAATGGGCCGCCTTCAAGCGGATGCTTGAACGGACCGATCCCGATTTTGCGAACTGA